One genomic region from Flagellimonas oceani encodes:
- a CDS encoding SusC/RagA family TonB-linked outer membrane protein: MRLSFFLWCIFMLALAPGKVFAQDPVISIESNRSMSVDQVFDLIQDQTGYEFIYNVNMFENYPKIEVPRGSIKISDLLDMSLARGGFLYEFDGNLILLYSRDNGSPKGGQRTISGKVTDEEGLPLIGASVVVKGTSKGTATDIDGTFSLDRVDGGDTLVFTSIGSVGDEVEVDGRDTINVVLLKEVVELDGVELVSTGYQKIEPEQSTGSVATISTKAYESQITTNFADGLENRLPGLLINNDVQFTSNLDGTETSRNLFNIRGVSTILGNSDPLIVIDGYPTTFTLDMLDPNDIKSVTVLKDAAAASIYGVRASNGVIVVERKKASVGEPRFTFRTTLGFTPKTNYDRYRWADDASAISTAYLRNRYTPSGTASVYEGLGTISLRFSYPTPLYILAELGANVITPAQAEERFDALSNYNNLHDYERLFLRTAVTQSYMLGVSGGSTKVRYNFSANYTQNRLEQINNGNNRILLSGRSTFQLTDRLTLDLNLDFQVRNVDTAPIPSVDAIYPHEPFQDSNGNPTAVTNGSGVNPYYNEVLQNNGLLDHRYYPLVDAHHIKNEANTVNNRIMAHLNYNMGNAFSLSVGGIYETSRTNERYYADGESSQARQLTNRFASLDENGELIFNIPIGGYLKETNTTTSNYTLRAQLNYDGHVGEDHSINAILGGEIRNELERGGTASYFGYDDETLLQQPGNYQLISTGSLFFSPFFYGVNAFPYDSYFGQRFVDDRYVSLYSNVVYTFKDRYSLSGSARIDRSNLFGTDIAYLNNPLWSVGAAWVASKEPFLDDMEWLDLLKLRVAYGLNGNLAKNSIPRVTAERYLNNLTNPASVALTRASYVNSSLRWEETKNINIGLDYGILENIRGTVDWYTKKSTDLLANAQIDPTLGESPALLNQAIVTNKGLEIGLHANWIGSPKFNWNTDVIFSKNTSKVDEVFAELDYSPLFYNNAGFIEGYPIGAMFAYNWAGLDDQGYPQVTNGDQVYSTALPPEELFDIMQGDTNSGVSKYVGSSIPTRSIGLHNRVDIGNLYFFAMINYYGGFKVFVPGARPSSYRPLKGAGNYWREPGDEEDTNVPNLDSYSNTYAMLAYNYSDSHVVDGDYITIGNLTASYAFRNGFFKKLGFDLFEVKAQVSNVWTVGLNRYNYSSATGSYAKPYVTPTYSFGLFTNF, encoded by the coding sequence ATGAGGCTGTCCTTTTTTTTATGGTGCATCTTTATGTTGGCTCTTGCACCGGGCAAAGTGTTCGCACAAGACCCGGTCATAAGTATCGAGTCCAACCGTTCCATGTCGGTGGATCAAGTATTCGACTTGATACAAGATCAGACAGGGTACGAATTTATCTATAATGTGAACATGTTTGAAAATTACCCTAAAATCGAGGTGCCCAGAGGTAGTATAAAAATTTCAGATTTATTGGATATGAGCTTGGCCAGGGGTGGATTTCTTTATGAATTTGACGGAAATTTGATTCTCTTGTATTCAAGGGACAATGGTTCTCCAAAGGGCGGGCAACGGACAATATCGGGTAAAGTAACCGATGAGGAAGGGCTCCCGTTGATAGGGGCTTCTGTGGTGGTCAAAGGAACTTCCAAAGGAACGGCCACGGATATTGATGGTACGTTTTCCCTTGATAGGGTGGATGGGGGGGATACCCTTGTCTTTACGTCCATTGGGTCTGTCGGTGATGAAGTTGAGGTAGATGGAAGGGACACCATAAATGTTGTGCTCCTAAAGGAAGTGGTCGAATTGGACGGGGTGGAACTGGTCAGTACGGGGTATCAAAAGATTGAACCGGAACAGAGCACCGGAAGTGTGGCCACCATTTCCACAAAGGCATACGAGAGCCAGATAACCACCAATTTTGCGGATGGTCTTGAAAACAGATTGCCAGGGCTTTTGATCAACAATGATGTCCAATTCACCAGTAATCTGGATGGCACGGAGACATCCAGAAACTTATTCAATATCCGTGGGGTTTCCACGATCTTGGGAAACTCGGATCCCCTTATCGTAATAGATGGTTACCCGACCACATTTACACTCGATATGCTCGACCCGAATGATATCAAATCGGTAACGGTGCTCAAGGATGCCGCAGCCGCTTCCATTTATGGGGTACGTGCATCCAATGGGGTCATTGTTGTTGAACGGAAAAAGGCGAGTGTGGGTGAGCCGAGGTTTACCTTTCGGACTACCTTGGGTTTTACCCCCAAAACCAATTACGATCGGTACCGCTGGGCAGATGATGCCTCGGCCATAAGCACGGCGTACCTGCGAAATAGGTATACGCCCAGTGGTACGGCAAGCGTCTATGAGGGGCTTGGGACAATTTCGCTCCGGTTTTCTTATCCGACGCCATTGTATATTTTGGCAGAACTAGGTGCCAATGTGATAACCCCTGCCCAAGCTGAAGAACGTTTTGATGCACTTTCCAACTACAATAACCTGCACGATTATGAAAGACTATTTCTAAGGACGGCGGTAACACAGTCCTATATGCTCGGTGTATCGGGAGGAAGCACCAAGGTGCGCTATAATTTTTCGGCCAATTATACCCAAAATCGGTTGGAGCAGATCAATAATGGGAATAATCGGATATTACTTTCGGGGCGCAGTACCTTCCAGTTAACCGATCGTTTAACATTGGACCTGAACTTGGATTTTCAGGTAAGGAACGTTGACACTGCCCCAATTCCATCGGTTGATGCAATATATCCACATGAACCTTTTCAGGATAGCAATGGAAACCCAACAGCGGTAACCAATGGGTCGGGGGTCAATCCTTACTACAACGAGGTACTTCAGAACAATGGCCTATTGGACCATCGGTACTATCCCCTGGTGGACGCCCATCATATTAAAAATGAGGCCAACACAGTCAACAATAGGATAATGGCCCATTTGAATTACAATATGGGGAATGCATTCAGTCTTTCCGTGGGAGGCATCTATGAGACCTCCCGCACCAATGAGAGGTATTATGCGGACGGAGAATCATCGCAGGCCCGTCAATTGACCAATCGTTTTGCTTCCCTGGATGAGAATGGTGAATTGATCTTTAACATTCCAATAGGAGGATACTTGAAAGAAACCAATACAACGACTTCCAACTATACCTTGAGGGCGCAACTCAATTATGATGGGCATGTCGGGGAGGACCATTCCATAAATGCCATCTTGGGCGGGGAAATCAGGAACGAACTCGAAAGGGGGGGTACCGCCTCTTATTTTGGATATGACGATGAAACCCTTTTGCAACAACCGGGAAATTATCAGCTTATAAGCACGGGATCTCTTTTTTTTAGCCCTTTTTTTTATGGGGTGAACGCTTTCCCTTATGACTCATATTTCGGACAAAGGTTTGTGGATGACCGTTATGTGTCCCTATATTCAAATGTCGTTTACACCTTTAAGGACAGGTATTCGCTTAGCGGGAGTGCTCGCATTGATCGATCTAACCTCTTCGGCACGGACATCGCGTATTTGAATAATCCCTTATGGTCCGTCGGTGCCGCTTGGGTGGCCAGCAAGGAACCCTTTTTGGACGATATGGAATGGTTGGATCTATTAAAATTGAGGGTTGCCTACGGACTGAATGGCAATCTTGCGAAAAACTCAATTCCCCGGGTCACCGCTGAACGCTATTTGAACAATTTGACGAATCCGGCTTCAGTGGCACTGACCAGGGCATCCTATGTCAACAGTTCCCTACGATGGGAGGAGACCAAGAATATAAATATAGGATTGGACTATGGGATACTGGAGAACATCCGTGGTACCGTGGATTGGTACACCAAAAAAAGTACCGATCTATTGGCCAATGCCCAAATTGACCCAACCTTGGGAGAAAGTCCCGCCCTGCTCAATCAAGCGATCGTGACCAACAAGGGATTGGAAATTGGTTTACACGCCAATTGGATCGGCAGCCCTAAGTTCAATTGGAACACGGACGTTATCTTCTCCAAAAACACCAGTAAGGTGGATGAGGTGTTCGCCGAGTTGGATTATAGCCCTTTGTTTTACAATAATGCCGGTTTTATAGAGGGGTATCCCATTGGTGCCATGTTCGCATACAACTGGGCCGGTTTGGACGATCAGGGGTATCCTCAAGTGACCAATGGGGATCAAGTGTACTCTACTGCATTGCCTCCCGAGGAATTGTTTGATATTATGCAGGGGGATACTAACTCAGGGGTATCCAAGTATGTGGGATCGTCAATTCCTACCCGAAGTATAGGACTCCATAATAGGGTGGATATTGGCAATTTGTATTTCTTTGCCATGATTAATTATTATGGCGGCTTTAAGGTGTTTGTGCCAGGAGCAAGACCTTCTTCCTATCGACCCTTAAAAGGCGCGGGGAATTACTGGAGAGAACCGGGAGATGAGGAGGATACCAATGTGCCCAACCTTGACTCCTATTCCAATACTTATGCTATGCTGGCCTATAACTATTCCGATAGCCATGTGGTGGACGGAGACTATATTACAATTGGCAACCTCACGGCATCGTATGCATTTCGCAATGGGTTTTTTAAAAAACTGGGGTTCGATCTTTTTGAAGTCAAGGCGCAA